A window of Melospiza melodia melodia isolate bMelMel2 chromosome Z, bMelMel2.pri, whole genome shotgun sequence contains these coding sequences:
- the ATG12 gene encoding ubiquitin-like protein ATG12 — MAEPEEQPPPASAPSGSRSDGGEEAPEGGTAAGPGEPGPPPAGSPGTEEPAGDAKKKIDVLLKAVGDTPIMRTKKWAVERTRTIQGLVDFIKKFLKLMASEQLFIYVNQSFAPSPDQEVGTLYECFGSDGKLVLHYCKTQAWG; from the exons ATGGCGGAGCCCGAGGAGCAGCCGCCGCCCGCCTCAGCGCCGAGCGGCAGCCGGAGCGACGGCGGGGAGGAGGCCCCGGAGGGCGGGACCGCGGCGGGGCCCGGCGAACCGGGCCCACCCCCGGCCGGGTCGCCGGGCACCGAAGAGCCCGCGGGCGACGCGAAAAAGAAAA TTGACGTGCTGCTGAAGGCCGTGGGCGACACCCCCATCATGAGGACCAAGAAGTGGGCGGTGGAGCGGACCCGGACCATCCAGGGCCTCGTGGACTTCATCAAGAAGTTCCTCAAGCTGATGGCGTCCGAGCAGCTG TTCATATACGTAAACCAGTCTTTTGCTCCGTCTCCAGACCAGGAAGTGGGGACCCTCTATGAG tGTTTTGGAAGTGATGGCAAGCTTGTACTACATTATTGCAAAACTCAGGCATGGGGATGA
- the CDO1 gene encoding cysteine dioxygenase type 1: protein MMEQPVQTETWKARSLEELIRILHQIFAEDKVSVDEVQALMESYESNPEEWLQYAKFDQYRYTRNLVDNGNGKFNLMILCWGEGHGSSIHDHTDSHCFMKILQGNLKETLFEWPEKKGNGEMTKKSERVLRENQCAYINDSIGLHRVENISHTEPAVSLHLYSPPFDTCNTFDQRTGHKHKVTMTFYSQFGERTVCATGVPQENN, encoded by the exons ATGATGGAGCAGCCGGTGCAGACGGAGACGTGGAAGGCGCGGAGCCTGGAGGAGCTGATCCGTATCCTCCATCAGATATTCGCCGAGGATAAAGTCAGCGTGGACGAGGTCCAGGCGCTGATGGAGTCGTAcgagagcaaccctgaggagtgGCTGCAGTACGCCAAGTTCGACCAGTACAG gtacACAAGAAATCTTGTGGACAATGGAAATGGAAAGTTcaacttgatgatcttgtgctGGGGTGAAGGTCATGGCAG CAGTATCCATGATCACACTGACTCACACTGCTTTATGAAGATCCTCCAGGGAAATCTAAAGGAGACTCTGTTTGAATGGCCTGAGAAAAAAGGAAATGGTGAAATGACTAAGAAATCAGAACGAGTTTTGAGGGAAAATCAATGTGCCTACATTAATG ACTCCATTGGCCTGCACCGTGTGGAGAACATAAGCCACACAGAGCCTGCTGTCAGCCTGCATTTGTACAGCCCACCCTTCGACACCTGCAACACCTTTGATCAGAGGACTGGGCACAAGCACAAAGTCACGATGACCTTCTACAGCCAGTTTGGAGAAAGGACTGTCTGC GCTACAGGAGTGCCGCAGGAGAACAACTGA